The genomic window ATCGCGCGCGAGATTCGCTTGCTGCTAGCGGCGCGCGACTGTCTCGATGGCCCGCTGGCCGGCAAGTGGCGCGGCAGCGTCAGCTACCCGGTCTTCCAAAGCCGCCTGCATCCGCTGTTGGGCGAAATGGGGGAGGCGGCCTTTGGCAAGATGCACCCGTTTCGTGTCTTCAAGTACCTCAGCGACGCGGCGCGCGTGCCGGCCCGGCGTCTGGAGCGGGCGCTGATCGAGTTGAGCAACATCGACCTCAAGTTCAAGCGCTCGCGCGGCGATCCGGTGCTGTTGCTCGAGACCTTCATTCTCGATTTTTGCCGGCCGGCCGCTAAGACGGCCGTGGCTGCGCTGGGTGCCGATGCGCCGCACTAGTGTGAAGCCGGCGTGCCTCGGCAGCGCGGCCGGCGCATGACGATGGCGCAGCATACTCCGGATACGCCGGCGCCGGCGGCGCTGGCGCGTCTGGCAGCGGCGCTCGAAGAGCTGCTAGCAACTGCCGGCTGGCGCGCGTTTGTCGCCATCGGCCCGCTAGCGGTTATCCGCTTTCTGAGCGATCAGTGCATCCAGTGGGCCGCCACGCTGGCGTACTACGCCCTCATCGGTATGGCGCCGTTGCTGGTGACGTTGTTCTCCGTGCTCAAGGCCATCGGCTTGCACCGCGGCCTGACGCCGTTCGTCATGCAGACCATCGGCGCCGGCTCGCCGGAGATGTCGCTGCAAATCGTTCGCTACATCGATCAGGCCGAGGGTCGAGCCGTGGTCTTGCTCAGCGCCATCGGCGCCTTGCTGGCGGTTTTCGGAATCATGGGCAACGCCGAGATGTGCTTCAACGCCATTTGGGGCGGTGTGCGCGGCCGCTCGCTCTGGCGCAAGCTACGCTCCTATACGGCGGTGGCGCTGATTGGGCCGCTGGTGCTGTTGCTGGCGCTGGCGGTGACTGCCTTCTTTCGGCGCGGTACGGCGGCGTACGGTGCAGTCGATGCCTTGTATCTCGGCGGTACGCTGCTGGCGGTCCTGCGCTTGCTGCCCTACGTCCTGCTATGGAGCGGTTTCACCGTGCTGTACCGCTTCCTGCCGAACACCGAGGTGCGGCTGCGGTCGGCGGTGCTCGGCGCCGTGGTGGCGGGCACGCTGTGGCAAATCGCGCAGTGGGGCTATGTCACCTTTGTAATCGGCCTGGTGCGCTACGGTGGCCTCTACGGCGCGCTCTGGCAGGTGCCGACCCTGCTGGCGTGGATCTACCTGGCCTGGGCCATCATTCTGTTCGGGGCGCAGGTCTGCCGCGCGCATCAGCAGGCCGGCGATAACCGCCTCAGTCGCCGTTCTGACGAACCACGAATACCGGACACGGTGCGTGGCGAATGACCTTCTCGGCCACGCTGCCCATGACCATGTGAGCCAAGCCGGTGCGGCCGTGGGTCGAAGTGACGATCAGATCGACGCGACGATCGCGCGCCAGATTGACGATCAGTTCGTGCGGATCACCGATGTCGACGAGCACTTCGGTCTTGGCATAGCCGCCCAAGCGCTTGCTACAGGTGTCTTCGAGCAAGCCCTTCGCCTTGGCCTTGGCTTGATCCCAGCCGATGACGTAGCCCTCGGGATGAAAGAACTCATCCGAAGGGTTGTGCAGAACGTGCATCAAGATGATCGTGGCCTCCGATTGCCGCGCGAAACGCAGGCCGTACTCGAGCGCACGGTACGACGCTTCGGAGAAGTCGATGGGGCACAGAATGGTCTTGAACTCTCGCATTGGGTCTCCTCCTCCTCGCTCACGCGATCACCCGGTCGGCGCGCAAGCCGGCAAGCGCCTCCGGGGACAAATGTAGCAGACGCTCTACCACCGAGTCGGTGTGCTCGCCAAGTAGGGGCCCTGGGCCGGCGACCCGCCCGGGCGTGGCCGACAGCCGCACCGGCACGCCGTCAAACTCCAGCAGCTCGCCTTCCGGGGTCGCTACGTGCGCCCAGTAGCCACGCGCGCGCAGCTGCTGGTCGTTGAGGCAGAGGTCGCGCGCGTTGTTGACGACGCCGGCAGCGACGCCGGCGCGCTGTAGGGTGTGCATCACTGCCTCGGCCCCACGTTGCCGGGTCCAGCCGCTGATGAACTGGTCGAGTGCCTCCTGATGGGCGAGGCGCTCTGCGAGTGTGGCGAAGCGGGGGTCGCGCGTCCATGGCGGGTGGCCGAGGGCGGCGCACAAACGCTGCCACTCCTGCTCGTCGAACACGGTGATGGCGCACCAACGGTCGGCCGCGCGCTCGCCGCCGGCGCCGGGCGCCGCCGGCGTGGTGCCGCCGTTGTCGTCGCGGCAGCGGTAGACGCCGTGGGGCGCGGCCGGCCGTTCCTGCGAGCGGTTGCCGAACGGCGAGATGGTGGCGCGGTTGACCAAGATGTCGAGCAGGAGCGGGCCGAGCACCGCGGTGACGCTCTCAAACTGAGAGAGATCAACGAATTGTCCGTGGCCGGTGCGCTGCCGGTGCCACAGCGCGAGCAGCACCGCCAGCGCGGCGTGGTAGCCGCCGGCCATGTCCGAGTACGAAAAGCCCCAGCCGGCGGGCTCGCCGCCGGGGTGGCGCATCAGCAGCGTGTAGCCGGAGAGTGCTTGCAGGGTGGGGCCGTAGCTGACGTAGTCCTTGTGCGGGCCGGTGTGGCCGAAGCCGGACATGCTGACGGCGATGATGTTGGGCTTGATCGCACGCAGCGACTGGTAGTCCAGGCCCCAGTTGCGCATCACCCGCGCGCTGAAGTTGTCGATGACCACGTCGGCGGTGGCGGCCAACTGTTTCGCCAGCGCGACTCCGCGTGGATCGGCCAGGTTGAGCACAATGCTCTGCTTGCCGCGGTTGAGGTTGCCCGTCAGCCCACCGCGACGCGAGCCGAAGTCGAGCGAGTCGCGCCGCTCGATCTTTATGACCTCGGCGCCATGATCGGCGAGAATGCGCGTGGCCACCGGCCCCGCCACCACCCAGGTGAAGTCGAGGACGCGGACGCCGTCGAGGACGCGCCGCGTCGAACAGCCCACGCCCTCTCCCGCAAGGAGAGGTGACGCAGAGGAGACGTCACCGGAGTTAGGCAACAGTGGGCCGACTGTCTCTCGCAGCACTTCATCCGTATGCTCGCCCAGCAGCGGTGGGCGGCGCCGGATTGCCCAGTTGCTTTCGCTGAATTGAAACGGGGCCCCGGGATAAGTGAGGGCGCGGCCGAGCTCGGGATGTTCGACCGGGACGAAGAAGCCGCGCTCGGCCAGCTGTGGGTTGGCAGGTAAGCTCTCGGGCGCGAGCACGGCGGCGTAAGGGATGCGGCGCAGCTGGGCGCCCGCGACCAGTTCGGCGGCGCTGTACTCCGCCGCCCAGCCGTCGAGGACGTCGAACAGGCGCACACAGTTGCGCCGGCGATGGTTGAAGTCGTCCCACTGCTCGCCGGCGAGTTCCTGCGCCTTGCCGTCGCCCTTGACCCACTCGATCAGCGAAGTCCAGTCGCCGAGACTGCAGTGCAGCGCGTAGCCGTCGCGGCACTTGGCGACGCGGAAATAGCGGCTCCAGTGCAGCGTGCCGCGGCGGACCTCGATCTGCCCGGTCTGGTGGAAGTAGCCGCTGACGTGCTCGACGGTGGCGGCAACGCATTCCTGGATGCTCACGTCGAGGTGCTGCCCGCAGCCGGTGCGTGCGCGCGCGAGCAGCGCCAGCACGGCGCCGATGGCGGCGTACGCCGAGGCGCTGTGATAGGCCTGCAAGCCCAGTGAACGCAGCGGCGCTTCGTCGGGATGGCCGTTGACGTAGAGCATGCCGCCCAACGCCTGCGCCACGGTGTCGGATGACTTCCAATCGCGATACGGCCCGTTCTGCCCGAACGGGGTGAGCGAGATGACTATGAGCCGCGGGTTGCACCGGGCCAGTCGTGCGTAACCGAGGTCGAGACCATCGAGGTAACCGGGTGTGCAGGTCTCGATCATGAGGTCGGCCGTGGCCGCCAGCTGCCGGAACTGCTCCTGGCCGCTCGGCTGCGTCAGGTCGAGGATGAGGCTGCGTTTGCTGGTGTGGTAGTGCCAGAAGAACAGCGAGCGATTGCCCTGCTCCGCTGGCGGCGGCGGGCCGGCAAAAAACGGCCCGATGCTCCGCATCGAATCTCCGCCGGGTGGCTCGATTTTGATGACATCGGCACCCATGTCGGCCAAGAGCTTGCCGCAATAGGCGCCGCTCTCGTTGCTCAGCTCGAGAACGCGAATGCCGCTGAGGGGACCGAGGGCGTCACTCATGCGCTGGCCGGATAGAAGACGAAGCGCGAGAAGTCAACGTGCTGCCACGGCCGTGTCTTCATCGGCTGCCAATGCGCTGGCGGCCAAGAGCACCAGCGCGATCCAGACCAGGTCGGCAAACAACAAGTGCACAATCTGCACGGCGGTGGGAGCCAGGTACCAGACGTTGACAACGCCGATGAGCAGCTGGGCGACGTAGAGCCCGACCAGGGCAATGGCAAGAGCCCGGCGGCCGGCGCTGGCGCGGGCCGCCGCCGCGGCCGCAGCGGTGATCAGGAGAACAGACCCAAATACCACCGCCAGCACCGGATGCCATAGGCGCAGTCGCACGAAGAGATGGGCCGTGGCCGAAAAGGTCTGCGCTTTGCCTTCAGCCAAGCTGGCAGCGGGAAAGAGAGTATCGCCGAGCGCGGTTACCGCCCCGCTCATGCCGAGCACCAAGACGCCGCCGAGACTGGCTGCTATCAGCAGGGGCAGTACGCCCTGCCGGTGCACGGCGATGGCGGGGCCGCCCGACGCCCACCACGCTGTCAAAGCCAGCGCAGCGAGCAGCAGCAAGGTGTTCACCAAGTGCCCAGCCACCCAGAGCCCGCGAGCGGACGAGGTGTTTTGCGCCACCAACTCGAGCAGAACCAGCGCCGCGCCGATCAGCGCTTCGCTCAGCATGAACAGCCCGGACCAGACGGCTGCGCTTCGCACCCGGTGCCCACGTGGGAAGGCGCGCCAGGCGCCGGCGATGAGCGCGAGCACCAGCAGCGCCGCTAAGCCGCTGCTCACTCGATGCGCGAACTCGATGATCGTGGCGGCCTCGGGGCCGCGCGGTAGCACCGCGCCGTTGCACAGCGGCCAGTGGCTGCCGCAGCCGGCCCCCGAGCCGGTGGCGCGCACCACCGCGCCCCAGAGAATCACGAGCACGTTGAAGCCCAGGATACCCCAGGCGAATTTGGCGTAACGGGTTGAGGAGGTGGTGCCGAACACGCGGGGCCAAGGTTGGGCCGGTTGCTTTTCGTCGGCGGCTAATGCGAGCGGGGCCGCTAGGCGGCTGATCTGCGCCGCTCCAGCTTGCGCAAACGCTTCTCGTGGTCTGCCAGCTTGCCGTCGAGTTTGTCGTTGAGCAGATCGACTTTCTTTTCGAGGCGACCGACGCGCTTGTCGAGTGCACCAGTCTTGGCGCCCAGGCGCTGATCGACCTGGGCAATCTGGGCGCTCAGGCGCTGATCGACGTCGGCAATCTGGGTGCTCAGGCGGTGATCGACCTCGGCAATCTGG from Deltaproteobacteria bacterium includes these protein-coding regions:
- a CDS encoding COX15/CtaA family protein, which produces MFGTTSSTRYAKFAWGILGFNVLVILWGAVVRATGSGAGCGSHWPLCNGAVLPRGPEAATIIEFAHRVSSGLAALLVLALIAGAWRAFPRGHRVRSAAVWSGLFMLSEALIGAALVLLELVAQNTSSARGLWVAGHLVNTLLLLAALALTAWWASGGPAIAVHRQGVLPLLIAASLGGVLVLGMSGAVTALGDTLFPAASLAEGKAQTFSATAHLFVRLRLWHPVLAVVFGSVLLITAAAAAAARASAGRRALAIALVGLYVAQLLIGVVNVWYLAPTAVQIVHLLFADLVWIALVLLAASALAADEDTAVAAR
- a CDS encoding CoA transferase; the encoded protein is MSDALGPLSGIRVLELSNESGAYCGKLLADMGADVIKIEPPGGDSMRSIGPFFAGPPPPAEQGNRSLFFWHYHTSKRSLILDLTQPSGQEQFRQLAATADLMIETCTPGYLDGLDLGYARLARCNPRLIVISLTPFGQNGPYRDWKSSDTVAQALGGMLYVNGHPDEAPLRSLGLQAYHSASAYAAIGAVLALLARARTGCGQHLDVSIQECVAATVEHVSGYFHQTGQIEVRRGTLHWSRYFRVAKCRDGYALHCSLGDWTSLIEWVKGDGKAQELAGEQWDDFNHRRRNCVRLFDVLDGWAAEYSAAELVAGAQLRRIPYAAVLAPESLPANPQLAERGFFVPVEHPELGRALTYPGAPFQFSESNWAIRRRPPLLGEHTDEVLRETVGPLLPNSGDVSSASPLLAGEGVGCSTRRVLDGVRVLDFTWVVAGPVATRILADHGAEVIKIERRDSLDFGSRRGGLTGNLNRGKQSIVLNLADPRGVALAKQLAATADVVIDNFSARVMRNWGLDYQSLRAIKPNIIAVSMSGFGHTGPHKDYVSYGPTLQALSGYTLLMRHPGGEPAGWGFSYSDMAGGYHAALAVLLALWHRQRTGHGQFVDLSQFESVTAVLGPLLLDILVNRATISPFGNRSQERPAAPHGVYRCRDDNGGTTPAAPGAGGERAADRWCAITVFDEQEWQRLCAALGHPPWTRDPRFATLAERLAHQEALDQFISGWTRQRGAEAVMHTLQRAGVAAGVVNNARDLCLNDQQLRARGYWAHVATPEGELLEFDGVPVRLSATPGRVAGPGPLLGEHTDSVVERLLHLSPEALAGLRADRVIA
- a CDS encoding universal stress protein; translation: MREFKTILCPIDFSEASYRALEYGLRFARQSEATIILMHVLHNPSDEFFHPEGYVIGWDQAKAKAKGLLEDTCSKRLGGYAKTEVLVDIGDPHELIVNLARDRRVDLIVTSTHGRTGLAHMVMGSVAEKVIRHAPCPVFVVRQNGD
- a CDS encoding YihY/virulence factor BrkB family protein, yielding MPRQRGRRMTMAQHTPDTPAPAALARLAAALEELLATAGWRAFVAIGPLAVIRFLSDQCIQWAATLAYYALIGMAPLLVTLFSVLKAIGLHRGLTPFVMQTIGAGSPEMSLQIVRYIDQAEGRAVVLLSAIGALLAVFGIMGNAEMCFNAIWGGVRGRSLWRKLRSYTAVALIGPLVLLLALAVTAFFRRGTAAYGAVDALYLGGTLLAVLRLLPYVLLWSGFTVLYRFLPNTEVRLRSAVLGAVVAGTLWQIAQWGYVTFVIGLVRYGGLYGALWQVPTLLAWIYLAWAIILFGAQVCRAHQQAGDNRLSRRSDEPRIPDTVRGE